ACTTGGTGGTTCAACCCACCTGTCAGAGCCCTCAGCCACTTCTCAGCACCCCCAGACCCCCCAGCTCATGGGTTTCTccaaagagcagcagcaaagcGCCTGAACTGAGTCTACTGCAAACACCACAGGTCGTCAAGGTACGTAGACTAGTGTGgatttttttgttctatttctAAGTAATTTGTATTTGGGGgaattttaataatttgttgcttatatttttgtctgttttgttctcTCAGCGAGCTCGGGCCTTGGCTGCCTCTGGCCCGGTGTTCTCAGCCTTCACCCCACAGTCCATCCTCCGCAGCAGCCTGAGGCCCACACCTGTCGTCACCCCTTCTGCTTCTCCAGGGCGCTCCATCACCCCTCCGCTCCGCAGCAAAGAGAGCCGCATCACTTTCATTGAAGAAGCAGAATCTCCTGAACCAGAGAAGGGCATCAGGTGGACCAATGGGGTAAGAGGCTatctcacacaaacaaacaaaaaacattttggttcCACCTCACATTCTGCATCTGTAACCCTCTTTGGAACTGTTTTCTCCTCTAGATCGCAGCAGACAGTGAGATCAGCTTGCTGACCAGAGGCCCTATAATGTCCAGGGCTACAGCTAAAAGCTGGTCTTCACAGCCAGctgatgaggaagaggatggagatGAGGAAAGGGAACAACCTCATGTGAAGTTCTTGCCTCCTGAAGGCGGGGTCCCCTCACCTCAAATGAGAGGCTCTGAGAGTGAGTCATCCTCCATCCATGAAGCTGTAGAAACCAAACCGTCAGATGCACCGCAAGTTCAAATCAGCCTGAGCTTTGACACCAGTCAGACATCTGTCCAGTCAATAGACACCACCCTCGAGTACTATGATGCACCTTTATCACAAGAACAGGAAATAGAGGAAGAGCACGTAGgcacagaggaagatgaagaggtaGTGACACTGAACATTAAAGCTTCAACTGAAAATGAGGAAACGGAGGAAACGCACTCACCAGCCACTGAGCAAACCCCTGTTCAGACGTCAGAGAATatagagaaggaagaagaggaagcgcaggaagatgaagaagttATGGAGATTAGTCTTGATGAGGAGGTGAAAAATGAGGAAGATGTTCAGTCTGAAAAGGAGGACGAACAAGATGTTGAGTCAAGTAGCAAAGAAGATGCTGCAACTATTGACCACGAGGAGGCACCTAGTCAAGGTAATTCATTAGCACAATTTGCTCAATTTGTTTTCACATGACTTATTATTAGAGGTGGGATGTTTCACACCAGCACTGAATAGTACCAACATTCAAAGATCTGTGCTCtaaaattttacattttcagaaactAAAGGtttgggaaaatgtgttttgtgttttctgaatttCTCTAACACAATGCTCATCCTATTTTATTTATCACTAGTGTGTAACCAGGTAACTGAGATCACAGATTCTGGCACAGAGGTCGAATCTCAGGATCAACCAGCAAACGCCCCCGAACAGGATGTCACTGAATCTGTAGAGCATCTGAAACCTTTAGAAGAAACAAACGAACCTGAGGAGGATCTTGAACAATCAACAGGTCCATATATACGCAATACATTTATACTGTAAATTCTATATACTCGTAACCAAGGCTACAGAAGTGCCACCTATTAACTTGCATGTTGAAAaatgatgcttttgttttgtgttggttTCAACAGATCTGACtgagtttgtgcagcagcatctgTTTGGCAGCGACCTGTCTCCTCCACTCACCCGCTCAGGAATTCACAATGCATCGCAGATGTCATTCGACAGGTATGTACGATAACTAGTATAAAATTACTATAAAATGTCTTAttatgctgttttttttctgtagccTCATCAGCTTCTGATCggttcattgttttgtttgtgtttctcccaGAGAGTCACTAGGTGAggttgaagaggaggagcaggcagcTGTCGAACCTCCCCCAGTTTTCACCAGCCAGAAATCGAACGCCTCCGTGACTTCCTCTGAGCCGACAGGCACAGACTCCCACTGTGAGGAAGATCATAAAATTTCATATTTACACAATGCGAATATACCTCTCACATTTTCTCAAAGGCTGCACTTCtatgctttgtttttttcctagCTGTTGTGAGTGTAAATGATAGTGAAGAGCTCTCTAGCCCTGtgtctgaggaggaagaagatgatgatgatgatgaagaagaagaggagtctgatcaagctgaggaagaggaggaggactcTGGTAGTGAGGTGGAGATCATTGAGGAGGTGCAGGGCAATGGGAGGCTGCCACCCCTCCAAGCTAGTTCAGTGTTTGTACAACAAGGACACAAACACTTCCTGCCGAGTCTGTCAGAGCAGGAGGCTGCGGAGTTCTCCCTGATCCCACCCGGAGCAGAGATGAAGGTAACCAACACAGAGCTGATTAGATGACTAATGAAAAAATTCATCAGCcaacattattttgtaatatcTACTTAACTAAATATGCCAAATATTCAGATCCAGCTTTTGAATTTActactttttttcttctacatTCTAGGTTAGCAACtaacattgttgtgttttctcctacAAAGATTGTAGAGGACGACATGGAGGGTGATGTGGTGATGGTGAGACTCGGGGAGAATGAAGAAGAGCTGGAGGCAGTGGAGGACGAAGAGCAAGGCTCGTCATACATGGAGCTTAAACCCTCCACCACTCTTCTGGTTCCTCTGGAGCTTGTGGAGGGACAACATGGCCTGGTCGATAGTGCTCAGCTGGATCTTCCTGAGATCCAAACAGTTGTGCCAGACAACCCAGAGACTGATACTCACTGCGACTTCTCTCTGATGCTCGATATGGACGAGGGTGAGAATAAAGAGGCGGACACGCTGCCTATTGAGAATGATCTGCATCCCTCCGATCTCTCCACCCAGCCTCTAGTAGAGGCGGCTAGTGAGGAGCTTGTGGTCAAACCTGAAGTTATTCTTTTGGGAACAGATGACCAGGATAAGCCCCTGTCTGAGGAAGTCTCACTAGATGACCAGGGGTTAGAGATGGACATCCTGGATTCAAATGAGGTTGATGGACTGACAGAATCAGAACCTGTAGAATTCCAAACTGACCAACAGGCTGAAGACACTGACACAACTCAGGAGAAAAATGTGCAGGAGGATTCTGAGTTGGTAATGCTGGTTGAAGATCCTGAGCCTGCAGCTCTACCTGCACCAACTCCAGTGGGAGAACTCTCAACAGTTGTGGACGACGATGAGTCTGAGGCAAAAATAGATGCTATTGATGAGAAGCGAGTGGAGGAGGATACACCAGCACCTGAGGACCAAGAAGAACCTGAAGAGAATGGGCCTGTTATTATAGATGCAGAGATTGTACCCAGTACAGAGATGGTGGAGGAGCATCTGCAGGACAGCAGAGTCTTGGAAACAGAAGAGCTTAACAGAGAGGAAGtcacagaagaggaggaaacaaaaaggacGATGGAAGAGCtcaacagagaggaaattacagaagaggaggaaaaaaggacGATGGAAGAGCtcaacagagaggaaattacagaagaggaggaaacaaaaaatacGATGGAAGAGCTCAACAGAGAGGAAAtcacagaagaggaggaaaccaaAAATGCGATAGAAGAGCTCAACAGAAAGGAAAttacagaagaggaggaaaccaaAAATGCTATAGAAGAGCTCAACAGAGAGGAAATctcagaagaggaggaaacaaaaaatactGTAGAAGAGCTCAACAGAGAGGAAATctcagaagaggaggaaacaaaaaatactGTAGAAGAGCTCAACAGAGAGGACAttacagaagaggaggaaacaaaaaataatatagAAGAGCTCAACAGAGAGGAAAtcacagaagaggaggaaacaaaaaggacaaTGGAAGAGCTTAACAGAGAGGAAATTacagaagaggaaacaaaaaatacaatagaAGAGCTCATCAGAGAGGAAAtcacagaagaggaggaaacaaaaaatacGATAGAAGAGCtcaacagagaggaaattacAGAGGAGGAAACCAAAAATACGATAGAAGAGCtcaacagagaggaaattacAGAGGAGGAAACCAAAAATACGATAGAAGAGCtcaacagagaggaaattacagaggaggaaacaaaaaatacGATAGAAGAGCtcaacagagaggaaattacAAAAGAGGAGGGaacaaaaaggacaaagaggGGAAGACCAAAAGAAAAGAACTTTGAAGAGACGCCTGTGAAACAGGTCTTGATCTCAAATTGCGAGCCAGAGGAACATCCTGTACCGGAGACCCCCACTTCTCAAAAGAAGAAGACTCCTTCCACCCCAACACGGAGAACTacaagagggaggagagctgTCACTTTTATCTCTCCTCTccaagaggaaacagaggagctAGAGAAGGATGTGAAAGTGGAGGAGTCAGAGATGAGGGAGGTCCCTGCCACACCTCGTCAGACTCGTACACCCAGAAAAACGAATGTCCAAGCCAGCCCGCCTCGAAGGAGTACCCGCAAAGCTCTGCCAGAGCCCCCTCAAGAcaaggatgaagatgaggaggccATGGATATCACAACAACATCAACCTCCAAAGCCTCTTCTCCAGCCAGACGACAGGTTTCCAAGAGGACTTCTTCAACAAGGACCACCCAAAGGACCCAGACCGGCAGTAAGGAGCAGTCTACAGCTACAGAAGTTGAAtttaaagaagaggaggacCTAGACGAAGAGTTCACACAGATAAAAATTGGTCGAAGAACGAGCTCCAAGACTCTCACTTCTTCCAAACCTAGTGGCACACAGGGCAACACTCCGCGAAAGACCAGTCGCAGGATACTGAGCAGCAGTGAGTTGGAGTCCTCAACATTAGAGATCTTGGAAGAGGAGAATGTACAGGAAGAAGGTTTTGCTCCCCCTGTCAAACGCAGCTCCAGAAAGATGAAGACGGAGCCGTCTAAGACACAGCCAgcgctgctggaggaggaagaggtgggggAGAAACGACAACCTCCCAGCCCTGGCAGGACGACTCGACAGTCCAGCCGGATCTCCCTGAATGTTTACCCACAAGTAAGGattgaaatctttaaaaatatgttaaataggCTGAAATGTAAGAAGATCATCTCATTCACCAGCATCTGTTCATATTAAGCCACTTTTGTTTGATgttcttttagtttttgtcaCATAAAATCGTTTTTTTAACCAATGTTTATCATGCATTTGTCATAAAACCCGATCCATCCATTCATTGTTGATCATTGATGACACCCCCAGGTGAAACTGGTTCCTGTATCACTTCCTCAGAGTGCAGGAAATGCAAGCCAAGGGTCAAttgaaactgaaaacataaaagaaatCCAAGACCTACCTGAGTCCGAGCATAACGGCAACGCCAGTCGCACCAACTCCCGTCGACCAACCAGGAGCAAACTGTGGGACAACCCTGAGGAAGATCTCCCCTTGTTGGACTCTCCGTTGGAGGTGGATTCTGAAACCCCTGTGGCAGATGCCCTCATCAAGAGACTGCAGGATGAGGAGAAGCAGGAAGGTACGTACAGAGCCTCCGCCTTTGGACTGAAGCTAGAACTGTGGTTAatgaaaataagagaaaagCCATTGACATGTTTTGCAAATGTGATTGAGTAAAATCTGTTTGTTAAATGACAGGAAGAGTAGTTGTCTCAAAGATGGTGAGAAACCGCAAGAGGAGTACGAAGTCGTCGACGGAGCAGGTTGACATCCTGGTTCCTGAACCCGCTGAGGACGAATCCAGTCCAGGCGAGCACTCAATCATCTACTCCCCCTCACGAAGGAGAACAAGAGGTGAGCCTCCTTTTTATTCACATAGTCGTATGGACAAATAATCCATCTGCCCACAgtgattttaacttttttttaaatctgcctCAGCCCATAGAGAAGAGGATTCTGGCCCAAGTGAAGAGACTCCAGCTCCTGTCACTCGCAGCAGGAGACGAGTCCAAGGTGTTGCTCCTCAGGTGAGAGCTTGTACTTATGAGGTTCACACTTCTATTCCTAGTCCACACTACACGATATTTGGCCCGATTTTCTACATACAACAAATTTTGGATGATGAAGATGCACACAAAAGCTCTAGATCAGAGCCAAGTCAGCATTAGGTCTGCAGGTGGCAATCGCtatgtgtgaactcttcaaagGCCTGATCTAAGAGCCTAAATACAGTTAAATATATCGAGACGGATCGGAGatgacagccaatcagaatgcAGGATGGGGTGATGCAGGTGTAGTTTAGAGACGAGACATTAGCTTGAAACATGCACTAAACTCAGAGTGTACGcgaaaacacaaatgtccgagtgagagcctccagataTTCTGCCGACTTTCTCCGGCTGGGCCCCAAGGAAAAACTGCAGAATGTCTAAAGGAGCCGACATGCGACAGACacataaatggaaaaaaactaaagaaaacaaatctcagTGAAATGAGAGGTTTTGGTGATAATAGCCAaagccggtgtcgatgtgctgtaaacaaaatcacgtgattAATACCTTACTTCCTGCCTTTGCCTGCTGCACCGCCCTTCACCTGAAAACtaacagagatttctgtgttgatgtggagaatctcctgctgcagtgtttgtgttaatgctttaaattaagtttataCTGCTCTGAAATGACAGAGACCACATCTCCAGGATTAAAGCATCatttattaaatcaataattatcacattcattttgagggagaaataataaatgtgagCTCTCTTGAAGAATTAACATTTTTTGCCGTCTCCTTTTTTCCCAGGATACAGCTGCTTCAGAAGAAGATAACTTGGAAGTGGAGAAAGCAGCCGGTGTTTCTAAAACTAGAAAGACGGGCAAACAAACAGCCAAGTAagactcttttcttttctccaaaaGATAAATACCACATTAACGTCAAGAaggactgttttttttttttttactaactgAGTTATAGGAATACATttgtacataaatacataaatttaGTTTTCAGTATTTACTTCATcttgatttgtctttgtcacaGCTAATACTTTCACacgctgttttcttttttcccatcatttatttttctgacactCTCCCCATTTTCAGATCCAAAGGCGTTTCAGAGCCACCCCCCACAGCAGAGGTGGACCTGATCTCGCCTCTGCCCAGCCCGGCCGATCCACTCCCACGAACACAGAAGAGGGTAAAAGGAGGAGAGGTCGCGACCTCGGGCATGAACCTGCGACGCAAACGCATAATGGAGACCGTTTTCACAAAACCCGTCACCCGCAGGAAGAAGCTCTAAGGAGGTCGGCGGTGTCTTTTAACCAGTGAACCTCAGACAGCCGCCTCAAGATTTAAACCAAGTcggtgtaaaaaaaacaaaacgaacTATGTCCTCAAATGCTTCAAAGCTGCAGTCGTCTTTGTATGTTGACCTTTCCGTGTaggacaataaaataaaagcaacgaGAGGACTTTATTTTTGGAGTTTACTTGTCCCGCTCGTACTAACTTGATTTCACTTGATATTGTGTCTGTGGCCATTTTGTGACGCTCTTTGTAATCGGCTTAATTCTCTGAGCACAGAATGGAACGAGGG
This genomic stretch from Hippoglossus hippoglossus isolate fHipHip1 chromosome 3, fHipHip1.pri, whole genome shotgun sequence harbors:
- the ahctf1 gene encoding protein ELYS isoform X3; translation: MHDLTAQVTSSLLPFPGVTVDALGEDDIALDSVLQGNFTVGRSGLAWLVCGPHLEVVHAVTGERLSAYCFSGGGEQPPTVLAARDFSWLKRSGLLVGLEEAEGNLLCLYDLGLSRVVKAVVIPGRITAIEPLVSYGGASTSTQHLHQSLRWFFGIAAVVTDLGHVLLVDLCLDDLSCSQSELEASALQVVTKSPAEIPRLREVSTRQGRHLCLQLNGPSGVGATALQYISRTNQLAVGFSNGYLQLWNMKTLKKEYNSLLEGGGVAVYAFTFQEPENDPRNCCYLWAVQSSQDLEGDTVSLRLLQLAFSERKCLPSGKILYEGLEYCEERYSQELSGAAFPLRAQTTNTRLLSCQTIEKFRPHPDRDDSMNEVASPDTSVSIFSWQVKAYGQGSLSTYIGVFDINRWYHAQMPDSLRIGESLQNCPYLAVWSLDPVVKMVSPHALLDVVVHDRSLSRGLPFTCPPPEQYFNPTTYNFDATCLLNSGIVHLTCSGYQKETLSFLKKAAPCSSDVISTSYSRCLMSGLLSSRLSDTQASSLSQEEQLDAILSTAVETSSLGLITGCIKQWTAEEQPGSALNLRYILDWAWNKVVQTKKELDGICAPLFDSSSNFTDPQTLQLLQHSQRLLGNLSTIFHCLLNEAQELTQKGLMGLINKNMVSNLISKYAQVVLWFCRTGLLPEGSDDDALQISRPFYTHSVISNYYTIRREELTRLAKGKWCADCLMIDGLVGQCGERLTNLWKRDEGGTGQYPPPTLHALLDIYLLENIDETAKHSIVIYLLLDVMHSFPDKDGASVHSFPSAFAIPVGLVKLVQGLWLLDHHGHQSSFELLLHPSASQCQFEWQHERVLNALMCQGQHSIALRYFHITKLPISSTSQAKLCLSVLLHNRCLIEAWSLVRQHSNRLNMAELLGFLYESCQELGLIKELLKLPLGLSEQECLEKFLQSTGGLQNRELLMVHYLQQSNFIPALQLNHSLKMDLMNERDPKLKERFNTRNSILDQYGKVLPRVQRKLAMERAKPYQHPYTIHREVSRPQPLSTITKRSASEKVMSRAGFINNVLTKIEEVWLGKGATPQSSPSNNFRAADIRSPSPRPSSSALPDPFLRTPITMTSKRKSRLMDLVVQPTCQSPQPLLSTPRPPSSWVSPKSSSKAPELSLLQTPQVVKRARALAASGPVFSAFTPQSILRSSLRPTPVVTPSASPGRSITPPLRSKESRITFIEEAESPEPEKGIRWTNGIAADSEISLLTRGPIMSRATAKSWSSQPADEEEDGDEEREQPHVKFLPPEGGVPSPQMRGSESESSSIHEAVETKPSDAPQVQISLSFDTSQTSVQSIDTTLEYYDAPLSQEQEIEEEHVGTEEDEEVVTLNIKASTENEETEETHSPATEQTPVQTSENIEKEEEEAQEDEEVMEISLDEEVKNEEDVQSEKEDEQDVESSSKEDAATIDHEEAPSQVCNQVTEITDSGTEVESQDQPANAPEQDVTESVEHLKPLEETNEPEEDLEQSTDLTEFVQQHLFGSDLSPPLTRSGIHNASQMSFDRESLGEVEEEEQAAVEPPPVFTSQKSNASVTSSEPTGTDSHSVVSVNDSEELSSPVSEEEEDDDDDEEEEESDQAEEEEEDSGSEVEIIEEVQGNGRLPPLQASSVFVQQGHKHFLPSLSEQEAAEFSLIPPGAEMKIVEDDMEGDVVMVRLGENEEELEAVEDEEQGSSYMELKPSTTLLVPLELVEGQHGLVDSAQLDLPEIQTVVPDNPETDTHCDFSLMLDMDEGENKEADTLPIENDLHPSDLSTQPLVEAASEELVVKPEVILLGTDDQDKPLSEEVSLDDQGLEMDILDSNEVDGLTESEPVEFQTDQQAEDTDTTQEKNVQEDSELVMLVEDPEPAALPAPTPVGELSTVVDDDESEAKIDAIDEKRVEEDTPAPEDQEEPEENGPVIIDAEIVPSTEMVEEHLQDSRVLETEELNREEVTEEEETKRTMEELNREEITEEEEKRTMEELNREEITEEEETKNTMEELNREEITEEEETKNAIEELNRKEITEEEETKNAIEELNREEISEEEETKNTVEELNREEISEEEETKNTVEELNREDITEEEETKNNIEELNREEITEEEETKRTMEELNREEITEEETKNTIEELIREEITEEEETKNTIEELNREEITEEEETKNTIEELNREEITEEETKNTIEELNREEITKEEGTKRTKRGRPKEKNFEETPVKQVLISNCEPEEHPVPETPTSQKKKTPSTPTRRTTRGRRAVTFISPLQEETEELEKDVKVEESEMREVPATPRQTRTPRKTNVQASPPRRSTRKALPEPPQDKDEDEEAMDITTTSTSKASSPARRQVSKRTSSTRTTQRTQTGSKEQSTATEVEFKEEEDLDEEFTQIKIGRRTSSKTLTSSKPSGTQGNTPRKTSRRILSSSELESSTLEILEEENVQEEGFAPPVKRSSRKMKTEPSKTQPALLEEEEVGEKRQPPSPGRTTRQSSRISLNVYPQVKLVPVSLPQSAGNASQGSIETENIKEIQDLPESEHNGNASRTNSRRPTRSKLWDNPEEDLPLLDSPLEVDSETPVADALIKRLQDEEKQEGRVVVSKMVRNRKRSTKSSTEQVDILVPEPAEDESSPGEHSIIYSPSRRRTRAHREEDSGPSEETPAPVTRSRRRVQGVAPQDTAASEEDNLEVEKAAGVSKTRKTGKQTAKSKGVSEPPPTAEVDLISPLPSPADPLPRTQKRVKGGEVATSGMNLRRKRIMETVFTKPVTRRKKL
- the ahctf1 gene encoding protein ELYS isoform X7; the protein is MHDLTAQVTSSLLPFPGVTVDALGEDDIALDSVLQGNFTVGRSGLAWLVCGPHLEVVHAVTGERLSAYCFSGGGEQPPTVLAARDFSWLKRSGLLVGLEEAEGNLLCLYDLGLSRVVKAVVIPGRITAIEPLVSYGGASTSTQHLHQSLRWFFGIAAVVTDLGHVLLVDLCLDDLSCSQSELEASALQVVTKSPAEIPRLREVSTRQGRHLCLQLNGPSGVGATALQYISRTNQLAVGFSNGYLQLWNMKTLKKEYNSLLEGGGVAVYAFTFQEPENDPRNCCYLWAVQSSQDLEGDTVSLRLLQLAFSERKCLPSGKILYEGLEYCEERYSQELSGAAFPLRAQTTNTRLLSCQTIEKFRPHPDRDDSMNEVASPDTSVSIFSWQVKAYGQGSLSTYIGVFDINRWYHAQMPDSLRIGESLQNCPYLAVWSLDPVVKMVSPHALLDVVVHDRSLSRGLPFTCPPPEQYFNPTTYNFDATCLLNSGIVHLTCSGYQKETLSFLKKAAPCSSDVISTSYSRCLMSGLLSSRLSDTQASSLSQEEQLDAILSTAVETSSLGLITGCIKQWTAEEQPGSALNLRYILDWAWNKVVQTKKELDGICAPLFDSSSNFTDPQTLQLLQHSQRLLGNLSTIFHCLLNEAQELTQKGLMGLINKNMVSNLISKYAQVVLWFCRTGLLPEGSDDDALQISRPFYTHSVISNYYTIRREELTRLAKGKWCADCLMIDGLVGQCGERLTNLWKRDEGGTGQYPPPTLHALLDIYLLENIDETAKHSIVIYLLLDVMHSFPDKDGASVHSFPSAFAIPVGLVKLVQGLWLLDHHGHQSSFELLLHPSASQCQFEWQHERVLNALMCQGQHSIALRYFHITKLPISSTSQAKLCLSVLLHNRCLIEAWSLVRQHSNRLNMAELLGFLYESCQELGLIKELLKLPLGLSEQECLEKFLQSTGGLQNRELLMVHYLQQSNFIPALQLNHSLKMDLMNERDPKLKERFNTRNSILDQYGKVLPRVQRKLAMERAKPYQHPYTIHREVSRPQPLSTITKRSASEKVMSRAGFINNVLTKIEEVWLGKGATPQSSPSNNFRAADIRSPSPRPSSSALPDPFLRTPITMTSKRKSRLMDLVVQPTCQSPQPLLSTPRPPSSWVSPKSSSKAPELSLLQTPQVVKRARALAASGPVFSAFTPQSILRSSLRPTPVVTPSASPGRSITPPLRSKESRITFIEEAESPEPEKGIRWTNGIAADSEISLLTRGPIMSRATAKSWSSQPADEEEDGDEEREQPHVKFLPPEGGVPSPQMRGSESESSSIHEAVETKPSDAPQVQISLSFDTSQTSVQSIDTTLEYYDAPLSQEQEIEEEHVGTEEDEEVVTLNIKASTENEETEETHSPATEQTPVQTSENIEKEEEEAQEDEEVMEISLDEEVKNEEDVQSEKEDEQDVESSSKEDAATIDHEEAPSQVCNQVTEITDSGTEVESQDQPANAPEQDVTESVEHLKPLEETNEPEEDLEQSTDLTEFVQQHLFGSDLSPPLTRSGIHNASQMSFDRESLGEVEEEEQAAVEPPPVFTSQKSNASVTSSEPTGTDSHSVVSVNDSEELSSPVSEEEEDDDDDEEEEESDQAEEEEEDSGSEVEIIEEVQGNGRLPPLQASSVFVQQGHKHFLPSLSEQEAAEFSLIPPGAEMKIVEDDMEGDVVMVRLGENEEELEAVEDEEQGSSYMELKPSTTLLVPLELVEGQHGLVDSAQLDLPEIQTVVPDNPETDTHCDFSLMLDMDEGENKEADTLPIENDLHPSDLSTQPLVEAASEELVVKPEVILLGTDDQDKPLSEEVSLDDQGLEMDILDSNEVDGLTESEPVEFQTDQQAEDTDTTQEKNVQEDSELVMLVEDPEPAALPAPTPVGELSTVVDDDESEAKIDAIDEKRVEEDTPAPEDQEEPEENGPVIIDAEIVPSTEMVEEHLQDSRVLETEELNREEVTEEEETKRTMEELNREEITEEEEKRTMEELNREEITEEEETKNTMEELNREEITEEEETKNAIEELNRKEITEEEETKNAIEELNREEISEEEETKNTVEELNREEISEEEETKNTVEELNREDITEEEETKNNIEELNREEITEEEETKRTMEELNREEITEEETKNTIEELIREEITEEEETKNTIEELNREEITEEETTKRTKRGRPKEKNFEETPVKQVLISNCEPEEHPVPETPTSQKKKTPSTPTRRTTRGRRAVTFISPLQEETEELEKDVKVEESEMREVPATPRQTRTPRKTNVQASPPRRSTRKALPEPPQDKDEDEEAMDITTTSTSKASSPARRQVSKRTSSTRTTQRTQTGSKEQSTATEVEFKEEEDLDEEFTQIKIGRRTSSKTLTSSKPSGTQGNTPRKTSRRILSSSELESSTLEILEEENVQEEGFAPPVKRSSRKMKTEPSKTQPALLEEEEVGEKRQPPSPGRTTRQSSRISLNVYPQVKLVPVSLPQSAGNASQGSIETENIKEIQDLPESEHNGNASRTNSRRPTRSKLWDNPEEDLPLLDSPLEVDSETPVADALIKRLQDEEKQEGRVVVSKMVRNRKRSTKSSTEQVDILVPEPAEDESSPGEHSIIYSPSRRRTRAHREEDSGPSEETPAPVTRSRRRVQGVAPQDTAASEEDNLEVEKAAGVSKTRKTGKQTAKSKGVSEPPPTAEVDLISPLPSPADPLPRTQKRVKGGEVATSGMNLRRKRIMETVFTKPVTRRKKL